Proteins encoded within one genomic window of Polyodon spathula isolate WHYD16114869_AA chromosome 32, ASM1765450v1, whole genome shotgun sequence:
- the rpa2 gene encoding replication protein A 32 kDa subunit, with translation MKRTVKPAYQNMLLSYEKNFDNTCTLFGIDFSVKVGQILESGCAKTEEEEAPAAEQDCQVFSGSGVCKWFNVRMGFGFLSMTNREGTPLEAPVDVFVHQRSRAQSIVPCTVAQVLSVSQTEDVFRFGEVELSQVTLVGVIRHAEKAPTNIQYKLDDMTAPPIDVRQWVDTDEGGGENIVVPPGNYVKVSCHLRSFQSKKSLVAFNVRPLEDMNELTSHMLEVVHAQILLNKPQPVLGGGGMNQSLSVQRSMESGFSGAGDDGLNGLTPQQSQVLNLIKQCKEEQGISIHDIKIRLKGMNAMAVKQAVEFLGNEGHIYSTVDEDHFRSTEAGN, from the exons ATGAAACGCACTGTGAAACCTGCTTACCAGAACATGCTGCTCTCTTACGAGAAGAACTTCGATAACACCTGTACCCTCTTTGGGATTGATTTCTCAGTAAAGGTTGGTCAGATCCTAGAaa GTGGTTGTGCGAAGACCGAAGAGGAGGAAGCGCCGGCCGCCGAGCAGGACTGTCAGGTGTTCTCCGGCTCTGGCGTGTGTAAATGGTTCAATGTGAGGATGGGCTTCGGCTTCCTCTCCATGACGAACCGAGAGGGAACCCCGCTGGAGGCCCCGGTCGACGTCTTTGTCCACCAG AGATCCCGAGCTCAGTCCATCGTCCCCTGCACTGTGGCGCAGGTGCTCTCTGTCTCCCAGACAGAGGATGTCTTCAGATTTGGAGAAGTAGAGCTGTCACAG GTGACCCTTGTGGGAGTGATCCGTCATGCGGAGAAAGCACCCACCAACATCCAGTATAAGCTGGATGACATGACCGCCCCGCCCATTGACGTCAGACAGTGGGTGGATACAGAt GAAGGAGGTGGGGAAAATATTGTTGTGCCTCCAGGCAATTACGTTAAAGTGTCATGTCATCTCCGCTCTTTCCAG TCCAAGAAGAGTCTGGTTGCCTTTAATGTCAGGCCTTTGGAGGATATGAATGAGTTGACCTCTCACATGCTGGAAGTGGTTCATGCCCAGATTCTCCTCAATAAGCCGCAGCCTGTG CTGGGTGGTGGTGGCATGAATCAGAGCCTCAGCGTGCAGAGAAGCATGGAGAGCGGATTCTCGGGAGCCGGGGATGATGGGCTGAACGGCTTGACACCACAGCAGAGTCAG gtgTTGAATTTGATCAAGCAATGTAAAGAAGAGCAAGGGATAAGTATTCACGACATAAAAATCAGGCTTAAGGGAATGAACGCCATGGCCGTCAA GCAGGCTGTGGAGTTCCTCGGTAATGAAGGGCACATTTATTCCACTGTGGACGAGGACCACTTCAGATCAACAGAGGCGGGGAACTGA